Within the Cryptococcus neoformans var. neoformans B-3501A chromosome 1, whole genome shotgun sequence genome, the region AGAGGTCTCCATCATTATGGTAATGAGTACAATCAGTCAGCTTGCATGCTTTTGAGTCCTGATTGACAAGTGCAACCTCATGGTACACATGCGAATCGCATTTTAGTCATCCCTCCTCGGAATCCGCTCATACTGATCGAAATGAATGATCTAGGTCCTCTTCCCTGTCTGTTGTCGCCGACTTCACGGACTACAAATCACAGGCGGAAGCACAGGGGTGTACCGCATAGAGTGCAACAAAATAGGCTGTGTTTCGATGTTCCAAGGCAATGGATGCCGGCTACAATTGACAGTCGACAGAGGCTCTCCGCAGGGTGCATATTTGATTATTTCGGAGTGCCAGATATTCGAGCTGCAAAGTCAGTCCTCAGACAGATTCCGGTCATGTCCCCGTCCCACTCAGACTCATCACTCCAATGCAAAAACAATATCATGGTACACTCATGCATCCCCGATCCAGCTAGCCCGTAGAAAAACTCCTTTAAGCCTTGAGGGCGATCTCTGCAAGATATTGTCAGCAATTTTACCCTTCGACCCAATCAACGACCAGACATACTCCTCTTAGGGAAGTGGATGTTCTTCTTGTGCTGCTTCTCGGTGATAGCAGAAGCCTCCTTGGTGGTCAATCGTCGTCGGATAGCACGGGTCTTCTTGTATCGGAGGTCAAGGGGGAGGTCTGGAGAACAAAAGTTAAGACGGTGTAAGGTAAGAAAATTGAACGATAGGCGTACACTTGGACTTCTTGTAGAACTCCCTGAGGTTTTGCCTCTGCTTCTGGTTGATGACAGTGAGGACTCGGGCAATGGACTTGCGGACAGTGTTGCTACGTGAATCGTCAGCGACAGTCCCGAAACTTGGAATTTCCTCCGGCAATCTCCCTCAATACTGTTCACAGGGAGAAAGGCATCGAGAAGGCAAACGCATTCCGACACCCATTATCCAACGTAgtccttctcatctcccaaTTCACTCTCTCCGCCCTTTCTCCAAACCCAATCCCTCAAATCGAAAACCCAATACCCACATCTTGGTCAACTTGCTAGCAGAGCCACCGGCGATCTTCTGCACCCTCAAAGAGGCAAGCTCAGTCTTGAGCTCGGTAAGCTGCTCCAAAAGGTCCTGCTTGCTCCTATAACAAAAGTTCCTCCATCAGTACAGTTCCGTGTTGTGTTGATGTTGAGTCGGTCGAAACGCACTTGGACTGGAGCTCAAAGGCTCGGAtcttggatgaagaagaggccaTTTTTTTCTGCGGATTGTTAGACTGATGTCAGAGGAATGGTACAACTTGTGAACGCACAGTAAGAGAAGGCTTGACGGTTGAGAGGAGTGGATTGTGGACTCGTTTTCCTCGAAAAGCTGAGGCGGCGGGCGTAGCAGCCGGCGTTTCGCGCAAATATCCTCTGGAGTTTCGAGTGGCGGACAGCACAGTGTATGACGTGGAATAACTAAACGCAGGACAAATACGGAGATTCGGCTGTACTCCgtccatcatcaacaagtCCGGGGGGGCTTACTATGACGAACACGAAGCGCTCTCCAGGAAAGTAGTGTATCGATGGAGTACAGTTTTGTATCTGCATCggtcttcttttctcacCTTATATTTACTTGCTCCAGACAAAATGGTCAAGATCACTTTCAAGACTGTCCAGAACAAGGTATGCTGCACAGACACAGCTCACTCGGCTCGCCACTCACACTCTCTCTAGTTGTTCACTGTCGACGCCCAAGATTCCGATACCGTGCGTGTATATGAACATAtggaaaagacaaagaaggagtGCATGGACTGATGGGTATTTAGGTCGCCGAcctgaagaaaaagattCAGGAGACCCAGACTTTCCCCGTTGAGAACCAGAAGCTCATCTACTCCGGTGcgtcttcgtctttctGCCATGGGCATTGGTCTTATGCTAAGCATCTCTATGCAGGAAAGATCCTTAACGATGCGTCTTCCGTTGAATCactcaagatcaaggaaaaggactttttggtggtgatggttTCTAGAGTGAGTGAAGGTGCCTTGAAGGATCGTCATATCATAACTCACGCATTCTTTTCATAGCCCAAGGCTACCCCTGCGGCCACTCCTGCAGCTCCTGCGACCCCTGCTCCTTCCACCCCtgcccccgcccccgctGCCTCTGAACAAGCATCTGTTGCTAACCCCGCCGTTCCCGCCCCCTCTGCTCCCGCTGCTGAATCTgctcctgcttctgctcctgCCCCTGCCGCTGAGTCCGCTCAACCATCTGCTGTTGAGTCTGGATTGGGTGGCTCCTTTGGTAAGCCACGTTCAGTTTTGCCTACACAGTATCAAGCTGAACGCTCTGTATAGTCACAGGTCCTGCCTTGCAAGCTGCCATTGATGGTATGGTTGAGATGGGCTTCGAGCGTGACCAGGTTATTCGGGCCTTGAGAGCAAGCTTCAATAACCCTGATCGAGCTGTGGAGTACCTCATGAGCGTGAGTCTCTCCACAATGCTTCTTGATGGTTATTTGCTGCGCCAGATTTTGGAGTTGACATCATAGTATAGGGCAATATCCCTTCTGTTGAAGGTACCGCTCCTGCTGCCCCCGCCCCTGCTGCTCCTTCAACCCCTTCTGCGGCCGCCGCCCCCGCTCAACCTGCCGCTCCCTCCGAACCAGCTGCCCAGCCCGTTGCCAGCGCTCCTCCTGCTTCCGCAGGCGGAAGTGCGGATAACCTCTTTGCTGCCGCTGAGGCTGCCATGAACCGTGATCGAGGAGtccctgctgctgctggtgccCCTGGCCTTCCTGGTGCACCTGGCCTTCCTGGAGCTGGTGCCGGTATGCCCGGCGGTATGGGCGGTGGCGATCAACTCAGCGCTATCCGCCAAATGGTCCAACAAAATCCTGCCATGAtccagcctcttcttcaacaaatTGCCACTGAACATCCAGAACTTGCTCAGCTCATCGCTCAAAACCCTGAGGCTCTGTATGAACTTCTcggtggtggcggtggtgaaggtgatgatgacgacgagTTTGGAGAAGGGCCCGTGATGAGGGTGAATCTGACACAGGAGGAGGCTGCTGCGGTTGAGAGGGTGAGTCAAAGTGTCTATCGTGTATCAAGTGATTTTGACGCAGTGGCTGACGGCATATGTAGCTCGAAGCACTCGGGTTCGACCGTCAAACAGTCCTTCAGGCATACATGCTTTGCGACAAGAACGAAGAATTGGCTGCCAACTTTTTGTTTGAGAAcatggaggaggatcaaTAATAGAGAGTTTTGGGGAGTTCATATTGATGGTGTAGCAAAGTTTTGAAGTTCCGGTCTTTTGACCAGTCTATAGGATTCTTAATCTCCAGTTCTCCTTAACGCGTATGATATGCTATTGAAACGAGATTTTCTTGAACTCTGCAAATGGATGTTGCATTGCTGATCAAACGATCGACGAGATCGAGGGAAACGACTGCCATACGGAAGATAACGAATACGTTACTGCATGCCAATGGATCCTGCTGCTGACTGCTGACGCTGACACTTTCGTTGTGCCGGTACCCATGATGAAGTGGACAAACCAGAATGCAATGATTTTACGTTCAGAGAGCTCTTCGAGCTGGTATATACCGTACACGCCATACATACACCGGACCCCGGGTGTGAGGCCTATATGCATACCGACCCATCTCGGGATTAAGCAAAG harbors:
- a CDS encoding 60S ribosomal protein L35 (Match to ESTs gb|CF193470.1|CF193470, gb|CF193131.1|CF193131, gb|CF186450.1|CF186450; HMMPfam hit to Ribosomal_L29, Ribosomal L29 protein, score: 85.8, E(): 1.1e-22), which codes for MASSSSKIRAFELQSKSKQDLLEQLTELKTELASLRVQKIAGGSASKLTKINTVRKSIARVLTVINQKQRQNLREFYKKSKYLPLDLRYKKTRAIRRRLTTKEASAITEKQHKKNIHFPKRKIALKA
- a CDS encoding hypothetical protein (Match to ESTs gb|CF187532.1|CF187532, gb|CF187404.1|CF187404; HMMPfam hit to UBA, UBA/TS-N domain, score: 87.8, E(): 2.8e-23; HMMPfam hit to ubiquitin, Ubiquitin family, score: 89.4, E(): 8.9e-24), producing MVKITFKTVQNKLFTVDAQDSDTVADLKKKIQETQTFPVENQKLIYSGKILNDASSVESLKIKEKDFLVVMVSRATPAATPAAPATPAPSTPAPAPAASEQASVANPAVPAPSAPAAESAPASAPAPAAESAQPSAVESGLGGSFVTGPALQAAIDGMVEMGFERDQVIRALRASFNNPDRAVEYLMSGNIPSVEGTAPAAPAPAAPSTPSAAAAPAQPAAPSEPAAQPVASAPPASAGGSADNLFAAAEAAMNRDRGVPAAAGAPGLPGAPGLPGAGAGMPGGMGGGDQLSAIRQMVQQNPAMIQPLLQQIATEHPELAQLIAQNPEALYELLGGGGGEGDDDDEFGEGPVMRVNLTQEEAAAVERLEALGFDRQTVLQAYMLCDKNEELAANFLFENMEEDQ